A single Micromonospora luteifusca DNA region contains:
- a CDS encoding acyl-CoA dehydrogenase family protein, producing the protein MTMLGTPAATIDDPTVDTSAHVVDEMLAAVVPVLRNCTADGEAQRRLPDYAAAALVEAGAFQVQVPKSLGGLELNPLQATRLVEEISKVDPSAGFLVGNMNSQAFAMMALSADGVEEVFADSKAVICGGAFPPARAVEVPGGYLVSGRAPFASGAHIATWVTAYAMLFEGDQPKMTPHGPVMLLAAMAREDCELVDNWNVLGLRGTGSHDYAYHEVFVPHTRVAPLTLGEPNRYFSGPLYRSRLWSGHPAFAATALGVARASLDEATSLVRTKKGNFMMEVLGDSPSIQRQLGKAEARYRASRAYLYDTVDQLWQHQLTGEFVNTEHGISMQLAACYVIETAREISEIVHEIAGSTGFQESSPLEKYFRDAHTISQHAFASQTRYESAAKAMLGKQNDWLFFQL; encoded by the coding sequence ATGACGATGCTCGGAACTCCAGCAGCCACCATCGACGACCCCACGGTCGACACCTCTGCGCACGTCGTCGATGAGATGCTCGCGGCCGTCGTGCCGGTGCTACGCAATTGCACCGCTGACGGCGAGGCTCAGCGGCGTCTGCCCGACTACGCCGCAGCCGCCCTCGTCGAGGCGGGGGCGTTCCAGGTTCAAGTGCCCAAGTCCCTGGGCGGACTTGAGCTCAACCCTCTCCAGGCGACCCGGCTCGTGGAGGAAATCTCGAAGGTCGACCCCAGCGCCGGCTTCCTGGTAGGCAACATGAACAGCCAGGCGTTCGCGATGATGGCCCTGTCGGCTGACGGCGTCGAAGAGGTGTTCGCCGATTCTAAGGCGGTCATCTGCGGCGGCGCTTTCCCGCCGGCGCGGGCGGTCGAGGTGCCCGGCGGCTACCTCGTCTCCGGGCGCGCTCCCTTCGCGTCTGGCGCGCACATCGCTACCTGGGTCACCGCCTACGCGATGCTCTTCGAGGGCGACCAGCCGAAGATGACCCCGCACGGCCCAGTCATGCTGCTCGCCGCAATGGCCCGCGAGGACTGCGAATTGGTCGACAACTGGAACGTGTTGGGTCTGAGGGGAACCGGTAGCCACGACTACGCCTACCACGAGGTCTTCGTCCCGCATACCCGGGTAGCGCCGCTGACTCTGGGGGAGCCCAACCGCTACTTCTCGGGCCCGCTCTACAGATCGCGTCTGTGGTCAGGACACCCGGCGTTCGCGGCCACCGCGCTGGGGGTGGCGCGAGCCAGCCTCGACGAAGCCACGTCGCTGGTGCGAACCAAGAAGGGCAACTTCATGATGGAGGTGCTCGGCGACAGCCCCTCGATCCAGCGCCAGCTCGGCAAGGCCGAGGCGCGCTACCGGGCGTCTCGGGCCTACCTCTACGACACAGTCGACCAGCTCTGGCAGCACCAACTCACCGGGGAGTTCGTCAACACCGAACACGGCATCTCGATGCAGCTCGCTGCCTGCTACGTGATCGAAACCGCCCGCGAGATCAGCGAGATCGTCCACGAGATCGCCGGGTCGACAGGGTTCCAGGAGTCCAGCCCGTTGGAGAAGTACTTCCGCGACGCTCACACGATCAGCCAGCATGCCTTCGCCTCACAGACCCGCTACGAGTCCGCAGCCAAGGCCATGCTCGGCAAGCAGAATGACTGGCTGTTCTTCCAGCTCTGA
- a CDS encoding ATP-binding cassette domain-containing protein, translating to MTIPAILAENLGRTFGDKVAINNVNLKIPSGEVYGLLGPNGAGKSTIVRILCTLLMPTQGRARVAGYDVATDPMAVRLRIGAALQSTAIDGLQTGREMLALQAQLYGISSVVAQKRIAELEALVDLGKDFDKRVSTYSGGMKRRLDIAIAMLHRPPMLFLDEPTTGLDPRSRQQMWDEVRRLNKELGVTILLTTQYLEEADSLAHRIGIINNGGVVSEGSPRELKRLVRDDIVVANVQGDAVSVESRLADIRGVKSLTVTGDRIEARVSDGAQAIGSVAIGIQQAGLTLNDITLRTPTLDDVFMELTGAHMNKEVGHEPVR from the coding sequence ATGACGATTCCGGCCATTCTTGCCGAGAACCTGGGACGTACCTTCGGCGACAAGGTCGCCATCAATAACGTCAACCTCAAGATCCCCTCCGGAGAGGTGTACGGACTTCTGGGGCCCAACGGTGCCGGAAAGTCGACCATCGTCCGCATCCTGTGCACACTGCTCATGCCTACCCAGGGGCGGGCGCGCGTCGCCGGCTACGACGTCGCCACCGACCCGATGGCCGTGCGCCTGCGCATCGGCGCCGCACTGCAGTCGACCGCCATCGACGGGTTGCAGACTGGCCGGGAGATGTTGGCGCTGCAGGCACAGCTGTACGGCATCTCGTCGGTGGTCGCCCAGAAGCGGATCGCGGAGCTCGAGGCGCTCGTGGATCTGGGCAAGGACTTCGACAAGAGGGTCTCGACCTACTCGGGCGGTATGAAGCGTCGACTCGACATTGCCATCGCCATGCTGCACCGCCCGCCGATGCTGTTCCTCGACGAGCCGACGACAGGCCTGGACCCGCGCAGCCGCCAGCAGATGTGGGACGAAGTGCGACGACTCAACAAGGAGTTGGGCGTCACCATCCTGCTGACGACCCAGTATCTCGAGGAGGCGGACTCTCTGGCCCACCGCATCGGGATCATCAACAACGGTGGTGTGGTCTCCGAAGGCAGCCCGCGGGAGCTGAAACGCCTGGTCCGCGACGACATCGTCGTAGCGAACGTTCAGGGCGACGCCGTCTCCGTGGAATCCCGCTTGGCTGACATCCGAGGTGTCAAGTCTCTGACGGTCACCGGCGATCGCATAGAGGCCCGCGTCTCCGACGGCGCCCAGGCCATCGGCTCGGTAGCGATCGGGATCCAGCAGGCCGGCTTGACCCTCAACGACATCACGCTGCGCACGCCCACCCTGGACGATGTGTTCATGGAGCTCACGGGCGCCCACATGAACAAGGAGGTTGGGCATGAGCCTGTCCGCTGA
- a CDS encoding ABC transporter permease, translating to MSLSADASPGVASNVDAEQFGVDPELRPRDQSFIRDVLIIARRSIRQLPREPEAVFPALLIPVFFMAVNIGSLEKLTESALAIDYKAFQLPVGIVFAVTGISRGASLVADLNSGYFDRLLMTPVSRLALLIGTMAADFVLVALMTLPVLCLGFIVGVGFHNGVLGFLVFVGISALWGMVFPGFTYAIAFKTASPAAVASATILFFPFAFLTTTFLPKDQLNGTLDAVATVNPVTYILEALRSLLTEDWNMSAIGPALLAIGVVGILSIGLALTALKGRVSRN from the coding sequence ATGAGCCTGTCCGCTGACGCGTCGCCCGGCGTCGCGAGCAACGTGGACGCCGAGCAGTTCGGCGTGGACCCGGAGTTGCGGCCGCGCGACCAGTCGTTCATCCGAGACGTCCTGATCATTGCCCGTCGCTCGATCCGACAGTTGCCCCGCGAACCCGAGGCCGTGTTTCCGGCGCTGCTGATTCCAGTCTTCTTCATGGCGGTGAACATCGGTTCCCTGGAAAAGCTGACCGAGTCGGCTCTCGCCATCGACTACAAAGCGTTCCAGTTGCCCGTCGGCATTGTTTTCGCGGTGACCGGCATCAGTCGCGGCGCTTCGTTGGTCGCTGACCTGAACTCCGGGTACTTCGACCGATTGCTCATGACACCGGTTTCGCGCCTGGCGCTGCTGATCGGCACCATGGCCGCCGACTTCGTCCTCGTCGCCCTAATGACGCTACCCGTTCTCTGCCTCGGCTTCATCGTCGGCGTCGGGTTCCACAACGGTGTGCTCGGCTTCCTGGTCTTCGTCGGCATCTCCGCACTGTGGGGCATGGTGTTCCCCGGATTCACCTACGCCATCGCCTTCAAGACCGCGAGCCCGGCCGCGGTCGCCTCGGCCACCATCCTGTTCTTCCCCTTCGCCTTCCTCACCACCACCTTTCTTCCGAAGGATCAACTCAACGGCACCTTGGACGCAGTGGCCACGGTCAACCCCGTGACCTATATTTTGGAGGCCCTGCGCAGCCTGCTCACCGAGGACTGGAACATGTCCGCAATCGGTCCGGCCTTGCTGGCGATCGGCGTCGTCGGGATACTGAGCATCGGTCTGGCCCTCACCGCTCTCAAGGGCAGAGTCAGCCGCAACTGA
- a CDS encoding DUF6157 family protein, translated as MNYIQTFIAVAEDCKVDHAKVPASRGSSKTVAEIQYEMLSEHPFTYTQEDVLFESWFARQGLDVSEEEKADLRAQFFSKEQPCLRTSPLTRTHGWGMVFDEDGRVALCAMDSPEYTDYLKADDRKVIRALRTKRA; from the coding sequence GTGAATTATATTCAGACATTCATCGCGGTGGCGGAGGACTGCAAAGTCGATCACGCGAAGGTGCCCGCATCCCGCGGGTCGTCCAAGACGGTGGCCGAGATCCAGTACGAGATGCTGTCGGAGCACCCGTTCACGTACACCCAAGAGGACGTGCTGTTCGAGTCCTGGTTCGCCCGCCAAGGGTTGGACGTCAGTGAGGAGGAGAAGGCTGACCTGCGCGCGCAGTTCTTCTCCAAAGAGCAGCCCTGTCTGCGAACCTCACCGCTGACACGAACGCACGGGTGGGGGATGGTGTTCGACGAGGATGGGCGCGTCGCCCTCTGTGCGATGGACTCGCCTGAGTACACCGACTATCTCAAGGCCGACGACCGCAAGGTGATCAGAGCCCTCCGTACCAAGCGCGCTTGA
- a CDS encoding VOC family protein: MIATYTGTTLDCADHTALAGFYGQVLGWDIVHSDEGSTYLASSTGARLGFQKVENFVAPAWPDGKVPQQSHLDLEVTDLDEAEKKLVELGATKAEHQPGGDYWRVFLDPAGHPFCIALPMG; encoded by the coding sequence ATGATCGCCACGTACACCGGCACCACGCTGGACTGCGCCGACCACACTGCTCTGGCGGGCTTTTACGGTCAGGTTCTGGGCTGGGACATTGTTCACAGTGATGAGGGCTCGACCTACCTGGCGAGCAGCACAGGCGCAAGGCTGGGCTTCCAGAAGGTGGAGAACTTCGTCGCGCCCGCGTGGCCGGACGGCAAGGTTCCCCAGCAGAGCCACCTCGATCTGGAGGTAACCGACCTCGACGAGGCGGAGAAGAAGTTGGTCGAGCTGGGCGCCACCAAGGCCGAGCACCAGCCAGGTGGCGACTACTGGCGGGTGTTCCTCGACCCGGCGGGTCACCCGTTCTGCATCGCCCTGCCGATGGGCTGA
- a CDS encoding SRPBCC family protein, with the protein MFASYGWMFHAHCPHPRPESLRLIRAVSCCLRPRGWLVPDRARLTYRYSRKAMAHRTFVDHIEVLTTPSTIFHVYSQVEKWREWDHSIQYSHVGTFKSGGRGVLKSKNGPKSKMELLEVTDGASFTTKFGLPMCEMRLKYELQPVGERRTEVTHSVTFDGKLAAVFALLFGREVRKGLPAGLRRLKSISEGEFDRQSSRGAST; encoded by the coding sequence GTGTTCGCATCCTATGGCTGGATGTTCCATGCCCACTGCCCGCATCCTCGCCCGGAAAGTCTCCGTTTGATACGTGCGGTCTCGTGTTGCCTGCGGCCGCGCGGCTGGCTCGTGCCCGACCGCGCCCGACTCACCTACAGATACTCAAGGAAAGCCATGGCTCACCGAACGTTCGTCGATCACATCGAGGTTCTAACCACGCCCAGCACCATCTTCCACGTCTACTCTCAGGTGGAAAAATGGCGGGAGTGGGATCACAGCATCCAATACTCGCACGTCGGCACATTTAAGTCCGGTGGTCGCGGCGTCCTCAAATCGAAAAATGGCCCGAAATCCAAAATGGAGCTGCTTGAGGTCACCGACGGCGCGTCCTTCACGACGAAGTTCGGACTGCCGATGTGTGAGATGCGGCTGAAGTACGAGCTCCAGCCCGTCGGCGAGCGCAGGACCGAGGTCACCCACAGCGTCACGTTCGACGGCAAGCTAGCTGCTGTATTCGCGCTGCTGTTCGGCCGTGAAGTCCGCAAAGGGCTGCCGGCAGGGCTGCGTCGGCTGAAGTCGATCTCGGAGGGCGAATTCGACAGACAGTCGTCCCGCGGTGCGTCAACATGA
- a CDS encoding copper resistance CopC family protein: MIVAALVVLQAASPAQAHNELKESSPAKGSRLISAPPQVELVFAERLDARYTSVRVTDAKAKAVVSGAPVITGTRAKQALRAGLGAGTYTVAYRVVSVDGHPVAGSFTFAVIGSSPAKSESVTPGPTASATDATTAPTATHQPKPAGALDGAGGVGLALLALIAAGGGLLWRAKRTRRK, translated from the coding sequence GTGATCGTCGCGGCCCTAGTGGTCCTTCAGGCCGCGAGCCCAGCGCAGGCGCACAACGAGCTGAAGGAGAGCAGCCCCGCGAAGGGCTCCCGTCTGATATCCGCGCCCCCGCAGGTCGAGTTGGTCTTCGCCGAACGGCTCGATGCTCGATATACGTCGGTGCGGGTAACCGACGCCAAGGCGAAGGCGGTGGTCAGCGGGGCACCGGTCATCACCGGAACGCGTGCCAAGCAGGCCCTCCGGGCCGGGTTGGGTGCGGGCACGTACACGGTGGCCTATCGGGTGGTGTCCGTCGACGGGCATCCGGTGGCAGGTTCCTTCACGTTCGCCGTCATCGGCTCGTCTCCTGCCAAATCCGAATCCGTGACGCCCGGCCCTACTGCCAGCGCCACCGACGCCACGACGGCACCGACCGCTACCCATCAGCCCAAGCCTGCGGGCGCTCTGGACGGTGCCGGTGGGGTCGGGCTGGCGCTGTTGGCACTGATCGCCGCTGGCGGCGGGCTTCTCTGGCGAGCGAAGCGGACGCGCAGGAAGTAG
- a CDS encoding class I adenylate-forming enzyme family protein, protein MHHLLDERASLTPDAIAVVHGPESWTYAHVRQASTVYAHWLKSRGVTRGDRVVIAASRASNTVALIYAISRLGALYVIVDEKLGSFVLRQIADDCEPRLVVVNGTPPPGVRDAFGECVEIPEWRTLTDSGPLPAGPCLSVDPVSLIYTSGSTAAPKAVVCAHREVIFSVRAIQGRLGYRNDDTVFCCLPLSFDYGLYQAYLACVSGSALVLGDAGAAGPPLLTALLHHRATILPALPTLATILVMLLGRSGKSAPNLRMVTNTGAALSPALTQQLRTLLPQATVVPMFGLTECKRVTIAPVDDAEVPVGSAGTALPDTEIFVVDENDHRLPPGEVGQLVVRGPNVMSGYWRAPAETARRFRVDEFGVRSLYTGDQCRIDAKGHLYFVGRQDEVYKQQGIRISAAQVEAAALDITGINGAALLPPHGDRGALLVVTGKLNAETVLTELRERLGRARLPQDCRVLDTLPVRANGKIDKRALLETFDALIPVGATTHNGQRHD, encoded by the coding sequence GTGCATCACCTGCTCGACGAGCGAGCCTCGCTCACCCCCGATGCCATCGCCGTCGTGCACGGTCCGGAGAGCTGGACGTATGCGCACGTGAGGCAGGCCAGCACCGTCTACGCGCACTGGTTGAAGTCGCGCGGAGTCACGCGCGGCGACCGGGTCGTCATCGCAGCATCACGGGCCTCGAATACGGTGGCGCTCATCTACGCGATCTCGCGACTCGGCGCGCTGTACGTCATCGTCGACGAGAAGCTCGGATCGTTCGTCCTGCGCCAGATAGCCGACGACTGCGAACCCCGACTCGTCGTCGTCAACGGAACACCCCCACCCGGCGTACGGGATGCGTTCGGCGAATGCGTCGAGATACCGGAGTGGCGGACGCTGACGGACAGTGGGCCGCTTCCCGCTGGACCATGCCTGTCCGTCGATCCGGTAAGCCTCATCTACACCTCCGGCAGCACCGCTGCGCCGAAGGCGGTTGTCTGCGCCCATCGCGAGGTCATCTTCTCGGTGCGGGCCATCCAGGGCCGCCTCGGATACCGCAACGACGACACAGTCTTCTGCTGCCTGCCTCTGTCCTTCGACTACGGCCTGTACCAGGCTTATCTCGCATGCGTCTCGGGGTCTGCGCTGGTGCTCGGCGACGCGGGCGCCGCAGGTCCGCCACTGTTGACAGCGCTGCTGCACCACCGGGCGACGATCCTGCCTGCCCTTCCCACCCTGGCCACCATTCTGGTCATGCTGCTGGGTCGCTCGGGCAAGTCCGCTCCGAACCTGCGGATGGTGACCAACACCGGAGCGGCACTGTCGCCGGCTCTGACTCAACAGCTGCGCACCCTTTTACCGCAGGCGACGGTAGTGCCGATGTTCGGCCTCACCGAGTGCAAGCGGGTCACGATCGCACCGGTCGACGACGCCGAGGTGCCGGTGGGGTCCGCCGGAACCGCCCTGCCCGACACAGAGATCTTCGTCGTCGACGAGAATGACCACAGGCTACCGCCAGGGGAAGTCGGGCAGCTCGTGGTTCGCGGGCCCAATGTCATGTCGGGATACTGGCGGGCGCCGGCTGAGACAGCGCGCCGGTTCCGCGTCGACGAGTTCGGTGTGCGATCGCTGTACACCGGCGACCAGTGCCGCATCGACGCCAAGGGCCATCTCTACTTCGTCGGCCGCCAGGACGAGGTGTACAAGCAGCAGGGCATTCGAATAAGCGCCGCGCAGGTGGAGGCGGCCGCTCTGGACATCACGGGAATCAACGGCGCTGCCCTGCTGCCACCCCACGGCGACCGAGGCGCCCTGCTCGTGGTCACCGGCAAGCTCAACGCAGAGACGGTCCTGACCGAACTGCGAGAGCGACTGGGGCGTGCCCGCCTGCCCCAGGATTGCCGGGTGCTTGACACGCTGCCCGTACGTGCCAACGGGAAGATCGACAAGAGGGCCCTGCTCGAGACGTTCGACGCTCTCATCCCTGTTGGCGCCACGACCCATAACGGCCAACGCCATGACTGA
- a CDS encoding type III PLP-dependent enzyme — MTDATLAARFGTPLYVYDQAEIRAAHAALTAALPTPSRLYYSLKANPHPHVAATLAALGCHAEVSSSGELTAALEAHFEPERIMVTGPGKADGTLDIAMRHGVHRFSAESPTDLQRIGLAATRAGVVAQCLLRVNADRVVTGMGLSMTGRASQFGVDASWVAAKPAEFRAPGTQVTGLHLYMGTNIPHTDRLIEQFRTSVTLAADLKGALDVSEIDLGGGFAAPYAHRGARPDYPDLADRLTDLLDDHLSGWRSSAPLVSFEAGRFLVATSGTLFCTVLDVKPSKGRTFVVLDSGVHHLGGMSGLRRLPRVIPDLLTTDIRGVERDCVLVGPLCTPLDTWSDGVALPAVRRGDLVAVPNVGAYGLTASLVAFLGHPAATEVVVDGDRLISASRLTLQRIAVA; from the coding sequence ATGACTGACGCCACGCTGGCCGCTCGCTTCGGCACACCCCTGTACGTGTACGACCAGGCGGAGATCCGGGCAGCCCACGCCGCCTTGACCGCGGCGCTACCGACGCCAAGCCGCCTCTACTACTCGCTGAAAGCCAATCCTCACCCGCACGTCGCCGCCACGCTCGCGGCACTCGGCTGCCATGCGGAGGTCAGCTCCAGCGGGGAGCTCACCGCCGCACTGGAAGCCCACTTCGAGCCGGAACGAATCATGGTCACCGGGCCCGGCAAGGCAGACGGCACCCTCGACATCGCCATGCGCCACGGCGTCCACCGCTTCTCCGCCGAGTCACCGACCGATCTGCAACGGATCGGCCTCGCGGCCACGCGGGCAGGAGTGGTGGCGCAGTGTCTTCTACGCGTCAACGCCGACCGCGTGGTCACCGGGATGGGTCTGTCGATGACGGGTCGCGCCTCGCAGTTCGGCGTCGACGCGTCGTGGGTCGCGGCGAAACCTGCGGAGTTTCGGGCACCGGGAACCCAGGTGACCGGACTTCACCTCTACATGGGAACGAACATCCCCCACACCGACCGCCTGATCGAACAATTCCGTACGAGCGTCACCCTGGCCGCGGACCTCAAAGGCGCGCTGGACGTGTCGGAGATCGACCTGGGCGGCGGTTTCGCCGCTCCCTACGCGCACCGGGGCGCCCGGCCGGACTATCCCGATCTCGCCGATCGGCTGACTGACCTTCTCGACGATCACCTGTCAGGCTGGCGGTCGTCGGCACCACTGGTGTCGTTCGAAGCCGGCCGCTTTCTGGTCGCCACGAGCGGCACCCTTTTCTGTACCGTCCTCGACGTCAAGCCTTCCAAGGGCCGAACGTTCGTCGTGTTGGACTCCGGCGTTCACCACCTCGGTGGGATGTCCGGGCTACGCCGCCTGCCCCGGGTGATACCCGACCTCCTGACCACTGACATCCGTGGCGTCGAGCGCGACTGCGTACTCGTCGGGCCGCTGTGCACGCCGTTGGATACCTGGAGCGACGGTGTCGCACTCCCAGCGGTGCGCCGAGGCGACCTCGTCGCGGTACCCAACGTCGGCGCCTACGGACTGACAGCCAGCCTGGTTGCCTTTCTCGGTCATCCGGCCGCCACGGAGGTTGTGGTCGATGGCGACCGGCTGATCTCGGCGAGCCGGCTCACCCTGCAGCGCATCGCGGTCGCGTAG
- a CDS encoding acyl carrier protein — protein sequence MGSGQELTPDTVLADMGLDSLGAVALIFDLEDELGVTLPDSAFSAGTFDTVATLWAAVDGESNRQPSAS from the coding sequence GTGGGCTCCGGCCAGGAACTGACCCCTGACACCGTCCTCGCGGACATGGGTCTGGACTCCCTGGGGGCTGTCGCGCTGATCTTCGACCTGGAGGATGAGCTGGGGGTCACCTTGCCGGACAGTGCCTTCAGTGCCGGCACCTTCGACACGGTGGCGACACTGTGGGCGGCCGTGGACGGCGAGTCAAACCGGCAGCCCAGCGCTTCCTGA
- a CDS encoding GNAT family N-acetyltransferase, which produces MADVAVLAELRGIDEERLKPCADWVAAHADTHLPIVAEMDGHVVGAAWLLGVQRVPSNESLDRWYGDIQSAQVRSEYRNRGIVGALMAAILIEARTRGLLHVTVHSGRRAVDFYLCNGFSHHRQILLLEAAASPRPA; this is translated from the coding sequence GTGGCAGACGTGGCGGTGCTCGCGGAATTGCGCGGCATCGACGAGGAAAGGCTCAAGCCGTGCGCCGACTGGGTGGCCGCCCACGCGGACACACACCTGCCGATCGTCGCCGAGATGGACGGGCACGTGGTCGGCGCCGCCTGGCTCCTCGGCGTACAACGGGTGCCCAGTAACGAGTCGCTGGACCGGTGGTACGGCGACATCCAGTCAGCCCAGGTCCGCTCGGAGTATCGCAACCGCGGTATCGTCGGTGCGCTGATGGCCGCGATTCTGATCGAGGCCCGTACGCGGGGGCTGCTGCACGTAACCGTTCACTCCGGCCGCCGCGCGGTCGACTTCTACCTGTGCAACGGCTTCAGCCACCACCGCCAGATTCTGCTCTTGGAGGCGGCTGCTTCTCCGCGGCCAGCGTGA
- a CDS encoding alpha/beta fold hydrolase — MPLAVGQAQGLDTMRIGTGSDGLTYYRGGEQGCPLVLVNALGQDLLPWQRFVATLLPRRVITWELRGLVPPAARRPFAGHVDDLARVLQAEDVTSCHLVAWCTGPRTALRFSQRYPGMVRSMVFLNASFKHTGRAPERDTAYEQNLEVLCRAVNRRPENANRLREVFQPGTVTASGANAIVQDNAVRRAFGSADALVAYAQQHLEFWAEDFTSEATAEVPVLFVSGERDEIVSAEATRAAAGTFPGAAHVVLPAVGHFALVDQAERVAGLVEGFTLAAEKQPPPRAESGGGG; from the coding sequence ATGCCGCTGGCTGTCGGCCAGGCACAGGGATTGGACACGATGCGGATCGGGACCGGCTCGGATGGCCTCACCTACTACCGCGGCGGCGAGCAGGGCTGTCCGCTGGTGCTGGTGAACGCGCTGGGTCAGGACCTGCTGCCGTGGCAACGGTTCGTCGCCACGCTGCTGCCCCGCAGGGTGATCACCTGGGAGCTGCGAGGTCTTGTGCCACCGGCCGCTCGTCGTCCCTTCGCAGGTCACGTGGACGATCTCGCGCGGGTCCTGCAGGCCGAGGACGTCACGTCCTGCCATCTGGTCGCCTGGTGTACCGGGCCCAGGACCGCATTGCGTTTCAGCCAGCGGTATCCGGGGATGGTGCGTTCGATGGTGTTCCTCAACGCTTCGTTCAAGCACACTGGTCGAGCGCCCGAGCGCGACACCGCCTACGAGCAGAACCTGGAAGTGTTGTGTCGGGCGGTGAACCGCCGGCCGGAGAACGCCAACCGACTGCGGGAGGTGTTTCAGCCTGGGACGGTCACCGCCTCTGGCGCCAACGCGATTGTGCAGGACAACGCGGTACGACGGGCGTTCGGTTCCGCGGACGCCCTAGTCGCCTACGCTCAGCAGCATCTGGAGTTCTGGGCCGAGGACTTCACGTCGGAGGCGACGGCGGAGGTGCCGGTCCTGTTCGTCTCGGGTGAGCGCGATGAGATCGTCTCGGCGGAGGCCACCCGGGCGGCGGCGGGGACCTTTCCAGGCGCGGCGCACGTCGTTCTGCCCGCCGTGGGCCACTTCGCGCTCGTGGACCAAGCTGAGCGGGTCGCTGGCCTCGTCGAGGGATTCACGCTGGCCGCGGAGAAGCAGCCGCCTCCAAGAGCAGAATCTGGCGGTGGTGGCTGA
- a CDS encoding copper resistance D family protein translates to MLPLVALASLAMALFLGGGAPTPSPPGLPDPGPVTGWGLPVARLVFDAAAVATTGLLLLPALFLDRSSRATGTWSAALKTASTTAAVAAVAVAAQIILCASDVAGRPISGLNSADVVRFLTTLTQGWALAAQLVIAIGLAMSLAAAANRRDGAGEWPALITSLVLVSLPALVGHSASTRNHTTAAMLLMAHVLGAAVWVGGLAALVWLARRAPDQLASAATRFSSMALGCAVLLGASGVIAGLLHAGWAGLTSSGYGLLLGAKAVAFTTLVLCGWRHRHVTLPQLALNNADPHRWRRPFVRLASTELLIMSLALGTAVALSRTPV, encoded by the coding sequence GTGTTGCCGCTGGTGGCGCTGGCGTCGCTGGCGATGGCGCTCTTCCTGGGTGGTGGCGCGCCCACCCCGAGTCCACCCGGGCTCCCCGACCCCGGCCCGGTGACCGGATGGGGTTTACCAGTCGCGCGACTGGTCTTCGACGCCGCCGCGGTGGCGACGACCGGATTGCTGCTGCTGCCAGCTTTGTTTCTCGACCGTAGCTCGCGTGCCACAGGCACATGGAGCGCGGCTCTGAAGACAGCGAGCACGACAGCCGCCGTCGCGGCGGTCGCGGTTGCCGCGCAGATCATCCTGTGCGCCAGCGACGTCGCCGGGCGACCGATCAGTGGGCTCAACTCCGCCGACGTGGTGCGCTTCCTGACGACTCTCACCCAAGGGTGGGCACTGGCGGCTCAGCTGGTCATCGCCATCGGTCTTGCCATGAGCCTGGCGGCGGCGGCGAATCGACGCGACGGCGCCGGCGAATGGCCGGCCCTGATCACATCACTGGTCCTGGTGAGCCTTCCGGCGCTCGTTGGTCACTCCGCCTCCACCCGCAACCACACGACCGCGGCGATGCTGCTGATGGCACACGTACTCGGGGCCGCCGTCTGGGTCGGCGGCCTGGCAGCGTTGGTCTGGCTTGCCCGACGAGCCCCAGACCAGCTCGCGTCGGCGGCCACCCGGTTCAGCAGCATGGCTCTAGGCTGCGCCGTCCTGCTCGGTGCCAGCGGCGTGATCGCCGGTCTACTGCACGCCGGGTGGGCCGGGCTCACCTCCTCCGGTTATGGCCTTCTGCTCGGCGCCAAGGCCGTGGCGTTCACCACCCTGGTCCTGTGCGGCTGGCGCCATCGGCACGTGACCTTGCCCCAACTGGCTCTCAACAACGCCGACCCCCACCGATGGCGTCGACCGTTTGTCCGCCTCGCATCGACCGAGCTGCTGATCATGAGCCTGGCGCTGGGCACCGCGGTAGCGCTGTCCCGCACGCCGGTGTAG